The Solidesulfovibrio fructosivorans JJ] nucleotide sequence CGGGCAGGAGGTCAAGGGCGCGACGTATATGCTGGCCACACGGCCGGACGTGGTGGCGGCCGTGGAGGCCGGGGACAAGGCGCGGCTGGTGGAGATCGCCAAAGAGGCCCAGCGGGAATTGCGCATCGAATTCGTGACCATCGCCAATGCCCAGGGCGTGGTGCTGGCCCGCAGCCATTCGCCGCGATCGGGCGATTCCATCAAAAAACAGATCAACGTGCAAAAAGCCCTGACCGGACAGGCCTCGCTTGGCCTGGAAGAAGGCACGGCCGTCAAGTTTTCGCTGCGTGCCGGGTGTCCCGTCAGGATGGACGGCAAGGTGATCGGCACCGTGACCACGGGCATCAACCTTTCCTCCAGCAACGCTTTCGTGGATGAGATCAAGAAGGTTCTCGGCACGGAATGCACCATCTTTTACGGCGACACCCGCGTGGCCACCACCATCGAGCGGAATGGCAAGCGGGCCATCGGCACCCGCATGGACAACCCCGAGGTCCTCGATACGGTCATCACCAAGGGCAACCGTTTCCTCAAGATCAACAAAATCCTCGGCCGGGCCTACAACACCGCCTACTGGCCCATGGTCGGAGCCGACGGCAAGATCACGGGCATGCTTTTCATCGGCAGCGAGCGCGAGGGCATCGCGGCCACGGAGCGCACCATCTTTTATTCCGTGCTGGCCGCGTCCAGCGTGGCGGCCCTGGTGGTGATGATTGTCGGCTTCTTCACCGCCAGGGGCATGACGTCGCCGCTGCGCCGGGTCATCGATCTGGCCCGCAAGGTGGCCAAGGGCGACTTGGAGGCCAAACCCCAGGGACGCTTTGCCGGCGAGATGGCCGAGCTGTCCGGGGCCATCGAAAAGATGGTGACCGGGCTTAAGGCCAAGATCGCCGAGGCCGAGATGATGAGCCAGGAAGCCGGCGAGGAGGCGGCCCTGGCCGAGACCGCCCGCAAGGAGGCCGAACAGGCCCAGGAACAGGCCGAGGTGGCCAAGCGGGAAGGCATGCTCGAGGCGGCCGAACAGCTCGGCCATGTGGTCGAGAGCATCATCGACGCCTCGGGCGAGCTGGAAAACCAGGTGGAGCACGTGCGCACCGGCGCCGACCACCAGCGCGACCGCCTGCGCGAGGTGGTGGAAGCCATCTCCCAGATGACGTCCACCGTGCTCGACGTGGCCAAGAACGCCTCCCGGGCCGCCCAGTCCGCCGACGACACCAAGTCCAGGGCTTCGGCCGGAAGCTCCGTGGTCGAAAACGCCGTGCGCTCCATCGACCGGGTCAACACCGTGTCCACGGACCTCAAGGCCGCCATGAGCGAACTGGGCGAACAGACCCAGGCCATCGGCCGCGTCATGTCCGTCATTTCGGACATCGCCGACCAGACCAACCTGCTGGCCTTAAACGCCGCCATCGAGGCGGCCCGGGCCGGCGAGGCCGGACGCGGCTTCGCCGTCGTTGCCGACGAGGTGCGCAAGCTCGCCGAAAAGACCATGACCGCCACCAAGGAAGTGGGGCAGGCCGTGGTCAGCATCCAGCAGTCCGTGGCCGGCAATATCGAAAATGTGGACAAGGCGGCCGTGGCCGTGTCCGAGGCCACGGAACTGGCCGAGAAGTCCGGCGGCGTGCTGCGCGAGATTCTCGATCTGGCCGAGACCAGCGCCCGGGAAGTGGCCGGCATCGCTGCCGCCGCCGAACAGCAGTCCGCCGCGGCCGAACAGATCAACAAGGCCATGAGCGAGGTCAGCGAGGTGGTGGAATCCACCAGCTCCGGCATGCATGAGTCCGCCCAGGCCGTGCATGCCCTGGCCGACCTGTCCGGTGATATGGACCAGATCATCGAGAAGCTGCGCCAGGCCTAGGCGCGCTGAGCGGAAAAAGCCGCCGGAGGAGGGGACTTTTTGGCGAAAGTCCCCTCTTCTTATTTACGGCATGACTTTCCTTTTGCCCGCGGCGACGCGGCGCTCTCGGAGAACGGTCCGCGCCTGGGCCTGACCTTTCGGCCCGAGCGCTCCCTGCTCTGTTATTTTCAATATCGGCAAAATGACTTGACCTTTGCGCGCCAGCGGGCGTACTTCCCCACAATCCAAGCAACTTGTCGACAGAGCCAGTGGTTATGCTCCCCAATATTTGCGTGAGGATAACCGGGAGTCGGTTTCGAGACGCATTCGGACGGGTTCGCATGTATCTTGATTCCGCTTATGGGACCACCGCGCAAAGCAACAGCGTGTCGTTTGCCGCCGCGCTCCTGAGAATCGCATATGACCTACGGAAGGCGTACTTCATTCCCTCATGGCCAGGATGAAAAGGATCAAAACTTTTGGAAGGCGACGGCCGAAGGCTATGACGCCTGGATCGCCAGTGACTTTCAGGACCAGTACGAGGTCAACTGGAGCATTCTTGCGAAACACGTGACCCCGAATAGCCGGCTTCTCGATGTCGGGTGCGGACCGGGGACCCTCAGCATCCGTCTTTCGCGGCGGTGCCGTGAGGTCTGGGGCGTGGACGTGACGCCGGAGATGATACGGGTCGCGGAAGAGAAGCTGGCCTGCGAGCCAGCGAACGTGTGTTTCCAGGAGGCCGACGCCTGTGATCTGCCCTTCGAAAACCACACCTTCGACACCGTGATAAGCGTCAATGCCCTCCAGACGATGGACCGGCCGGAGACGGCCATAAGCGAGATGCACCGCGTGCTCAGGCCCGGCGGGGAGCTCCTGCTCATCACCTATTGTTATGGCGAGGCGACGCTCGCGGAGCATAATGCCTTGTTGGACTGGGCGGTCCAGTATGATGGCCGGGCGATGTGGCACAGCTTCACGTTCGCCCAGCTTGACGCGCTGCTTGCGGCCAAAGGGTTCGAAGTGGCCGAGGCCGAGAGGATCTGGGATGGGCCGGTTGTCGCTTTTCTGCGCGGAAAAGCGATCAATGTCTGATTGAGGCCTTCCCCCCGTCTCCTTGAGGGGGAGGGGGAGGCGCTCGTCGTTTGGGATATCGCTGGTCCGGGGCGAGGCCTTACCGGCCCGGGCGGCCGAGGGTCCGGACCAGGGCGTCGTATTGGCGCAGCTGTTCGGCCAAGAAGCCTTGTTCCCCATGGAAGGCGAGGGCTTTTCGCGGGCAGGTCAGAAAGCAGTACAGGCAGCCCAGGCAGTCCGGATGCCCGCCCATCGCGGCCACATCCGCCGGATCGAGGCCGGACGGGCAGAAATCCCGGCACACCCCGCAATCGTCGCAGGCCGCCCGGTCGAGGGTGAGCCCGTCGCAGCGCATCTCCTCGCGGCAGAAAACGTCCTGCCGCAGTCCCGTCTTGAAAAGCAGTGCCCCGAACCAGTCCGTGCCGGCCAGGTAGCGGAAAAGGGCCGTGTTGCGCACGGCCAGGAAATACTTCTGCCGGGCCGGACTGTGGATGAAGCTCGCGATCCGGCCGGCGACCGGCGGGGCCAAAGGCCGCCCGGCCAGAAGCGGCAGGGAAAGCCCGTCGCAAAAGGCGTCCATCTCCGGCGTGACCAGGCCCCGCCGCCGGGCTTCGGCCAGGGGCCGCACCTTTTCCGGCGGAAAGCCGGCCATCCTGGCGCAGGCCAGGTCGATCAGATAAGGATTTTCCCCAAAAATCAGCGTGTCCAGGCGCAGCGGCGTGCCGCGCGTGGGGCCGAGCCCCTCCATGGCGATAAGCGCGTCCACGATGTGGAGGCCCGGGCGCACGGCGAGGTTCAGGTTGACGATGTTGGCGGCCAGGCTCTGGTGGGTTTTTTTCTTGTTTTCCTGGCCGACCAGGCAGCCCATGAGGTTTTTGAGGCACACGGACATGCCGGCCTCGAAATGGGTCTTGAGCTTGGGCAGGTTGATGACGAGCGCCGCATCCGCCACCGGCGCGGCGACCATGGCCGTGACCCCGTTTTCGAAGGCCACGGGCTTACCCGGGACGTGGTTGAGGTCCACCACAGGACAGCCGAACCGCGCCGCCGCCTTGTCCACCATAAGCCGCCCGATCACGCCGATCTTGTTGCGGTAAAAGCCGGAATTGGTCCCTTCGCCGACCGTGACGTCGCTGTAGCCGGCGTCGCGCAGATGCCCGAGCAGGGCGCAGAGCAGGCGCAAATCCGTGGTGTTGCCGGTCAGCGCGTTCATGTTGGCGTTGAGATTGGGCTTGACCAGGATGGGCGCGGCCGTATCAGCGGGGAAGACGTGGGCGTAGGCGGGCAACACGTCGGCCAGGGCCTTGGCCGTTTCGGCCAGGGAGGCGGCCCGGCGGATGTCCAGGCGAAATGCGGTCATGCGCGCTCCGGAGCGGGGGTTGGCGTTTCGGGGACGGCCAAAGGCCGTCCGGAAGCCATAACGGGTCCGGAGCGCGAGGGGAAGGGGCGTGTCGTGCCGGCGGGCGTCAGACGGCGGCCGCAGCCACGATGCGGGCCACCACCGCGTCCTCGGTCAGGTCCGAGGTGTCGATGACCAGGGCGTCCTTGGCGGCGACGAGCGGCGCTTCGGCCCGGTTTTGGTCCTGGGCGTCGCGGTGGCGGATAGCTTCCAGAATGGCCTCGTAGTCGGCCGGCTTGCCGAGGGATTCAAGCTGGAGCACGCGGCGTCCGGCCCGGACCTCGGGACTGGCGGTGAGGAAAAACTTGTGGCGCGCCTCGGGGAAGACCACCGTGCCCATGTCGCGGCCTTCGGCCAAGAGGTCCGTGGATGCGCCAAGCGCCTGCTGGGCCAGACGCAGCCGACGCCGGACCACGGGTAAAACGGCCAGGTTCGAGGCCCAGCCGCCGACCCGCTCGGTGCGGGCTGCGTCGGGCAGCGGCGCGCCGTCGACCAGGAGCAGGGTGTCCGCGCCGGAGCCTTCAAGGGCGAAGGTCATGGCGGCGAGCCGGGCGTCGATGGTCGCTTCGGGGAGCCGATGCCCGCCCTCGCCCAAGGCCAGAGCCAAGGCCCGGAACATGGCCCCGGTGTCCAGGTAGGCCACGCCGAGTTCCCCTGCCGCCCGGCGGGAGACGGTGGTCTTGCCCGCCCCGGCCGGGCCGTCGATGGTCACGATGCGGCGCGACTCAGCAGCCATGTTCGATGGCGTCCTTCATTGCGGCCAGAAACATGGCGTTTTCCTCGTCGTTGCCGATGCTCACGCGCAACAGCTCGGGCAGGCCATAGCTTTTCAGCGCCCGCACGATGATGCCGCGCTTCAAAAGCGCCTCGAAGAGCTCCAGGGCGGGGACCGGGGGCTTAAGCATCAGGAAGTTGGCCTGGGACGGATAGACATGGCAGCCAAGCCGCGTCAGCTCTTCGGCCATCAGCTTGCGGCCCCGGACGACGGTCTCGAGGCTCGCCTGCAAAAAGGCGGTGTCCTCGAGGGCGGCCATGCCGGCGGCCTCGGCCAGCAGGTTGACGCTGAAGGGGAGCCGCACCCGCAAAAGGTGATCGGCCAGCCAGTCCGGCATGATGCCGATGCCGAGCCGCAACCCGGCCAGGCCGAAGAGCTTGGAAAAGGTGTGCAGCACGACCACATTGTCGCACTGGGCGAACCGGGGCAGCATGGAATAGTCGGCCGCCGGCTCGGCGAATTCGGCATAGGCCTCGTCGACCACGAGCAGCGTCCTCGGCGGCAGGGACCGGGCGAAGGCCAGAACTTCCTCGGCCGGTATGGCGTGGCCCGAGGGATTGTCGGGATTGGTCAGGAAGACCATGGCCGTATCGTCGTCGCAGGCCGCGCGCAGCCCCGGCAGGTCGAAGCCGAAATCGGGCGTAAGCGGCACCTGGCGCAAGGTGACGCCGCAAAGCTTGGTCTGCTGCACGTAGATGGAAAAGCAGGGCGAAAAGGCCACCACATTGCTTTTGCCCGGTTCGCAGGTGACGCGCACGAGCAGGTCGATGATCTCGTCCGAGCCGTTGCCGGCCACCACACACTCCTTGGGCACGTGGTGATAGGCGGCCAGGGCCGCCACCAGGGCCGGGTTGCCGGCTCTGGGGTAGCGGAAGACCATATCGCCCTTTCTGGCCAGCACGCGCTTGACGAGCGGCGAGGCCCCGAGGGGATTTTCATTGCTGGCGAGCTTGACCACGCGGGTCAGCCCGTAACGCTCCCTGATCTCTTCCATGGACAGTCCGGGAGCGTACGGGGTGAATCCCCGCACCGCTTCGCGGACACGGTCGCTTGGCTGCATGACCGACGGCTCCGTATGCGATAGGCGGTAGAGTGGTTGCTTCTGTCGGGTCCGCGACGTCCGACCGGGCGGATTTCGCGGACAAACCGTTCAACTGGCGGCTTCCCGGAAGAAATACCGCTGTATTTCCTCCGGGACCGAGGCTAGGCGGCCGCGTGCGGTTTGATGGTGAGCACGGGGCAGGTGGCGGTCTTGACCACCTTTTCGGCCACCGAGCCGAAGATGATCCGGTCGATGCCGGTGCGGCCGTGGGTGCCCATGACGATCATGTCGGCCTGCTGGCTGTCGGCGGCCTTGAGGATTTCCTCGGCCGGGTAGCCGGTCAGGACCATGCCGCGCGCCGGCAGGTCCTTGAAGTTTTCGGTGGTGAAATCGTTCATGGTCGTTTCGGCCGAGGCGACCACGTCGCCGACGAAGGTGTCGAGCGCGGCCTGGGGCACGTTGAAGCCCACGTATTCGGCCAGGGACGGGGCCACGTAGACGCAGATGATCTCGGCCTTGGCGGCCCGGGCCAGCGTGGCCGCGTATTCGGCCACGAGCGGGGAGCCCTCGGAGAAATCCACGGCGCACAAAATTTTTTTCAGGGCTGGCATGGCAGCGCCTCCTTGGTTTGACCTGGCTTGTTTCCGCTTAAGTTCCGGCGAGATCGTCCGAAAAGCATGGGGCAAGCCCGGTCGGTCCAGGATGCCAAAGTGGATGGCAATAGACAAGGCGTTTCACCTGTCTTATGCAATGAAACGAAGATGCCTGCGAGAGAAGGACCACGGGGCAAATTTTGCCTGGTTACGAAAATATAATGCGTAATGATATTGGCATGTTCATGGAAAACTGGGAGCTGGCAGGCTCCTTGCATGCCGAAAGGAAACGTTAACGCGGGGGAAGGCCGATGAAAATCCAAAACGACCAATTGACCGCCCTGCAGCAGGCCGCGGCCAATAAGTCCGCTGAGAAGAAGGACGGGTCGGACGCCTTCGCGGCGCTTTTGGCCAAGGAAGTCGGCGAAGGCCAGTCGTCCCAGTCGGGGTTCGCGGCGCCTCCCCTGGCCGGCTATGCCGCCCTGGATGTGTCCGGATCGCAAGGCGCGGACGCTGCCGCGGCTTCGGGTCAACTCAGCGAAGAAGAGCAGGCGGTTATGAGAAACATGGACTCCCTGCTGGCCAAGTGGGAAGACTATGCCGACCAGCTGGCCTCGGGTTCCGGGGGGGATTCCCTCAAGCAGGCCTACGGGGTGCTGGAAAACATTGAAACCGGCGTCAAGCAGCTCAAGGACGACCTGCCAAGCGACGCCAACACGGGGCTCGGTTCCCTGGTCAACGAACTGGAAGTCATGACCGTAACCGAAAAGATCAAGTTCAACCGGGGCGACTACATCTAAGTCGCGCCGGCGCATGTTCCCCTGCAGGACGGAGCCGGCGTGCCGCCGCCGGCTCCGCTCCGCCTCGCGACCACGGCACTTCGTCGGATGGCCGCCGTACATCTCGCCGTAGACCTCGCTTCGATTCAATCCAGAGCAGCCGGAAATTCCCGCAGCGCTTCGTGGCGCGCGCCATGATCCGAAAGCACCGAACGCCAGAGCGTCATGGCGGCAACGGGCACGGACGGCCACTGCGCCTTTGCCAAAAGCGCCAGCATGGCCGGCCAGTCGCCGCCGCGTTCCGGTTCGCGCACCCGGGCCAGGGTCAGGTGGGCGGCGAAGGGTTTTCCCTCCGGCGCGATGCCGAGCGGGGCCAGGGCCGCGTCCACGGCGGCGGCGAGTTCCCGGCAGGCCGACGCGCCTTCCCGCAGTCCGGCCCAGATCACCCGGGGACGGTTCGGGCCCGGGAAAAAACCGCCGCCGGCGAAACCCAGGCGAAAAGGCGCGAACCGTATGCCGGCCAGCGCCTCGCCAACGGCCTCGATGCCGGCCGGTCCCGTAACGGGTGTTTCCCCGAGGAATTTGAGAGTGATATGGGCCTGTCCGGTCCGCACCCGGCTTATGCGGCCGCGGCACAGCGGCGCAAGCGCCGCCCCGAGCCGATTGGCCATATCCTGGCAGGATTGCGGCAGGGCAAGGCCCACGAACGCGCGGACATGATCCATGGCGGCCTCCCGGCCGGGCGTCACTTCTTGGGCGGTTGTTCCTGTTCCTTCTTGGGCGGGAACTCGGTGAAGTAGCGCTCCACGAACTCGTCGATGACCAGGGCCGGCTTTTCCTTTTCGATCAGCTGCTTGTCGAAGTAGCGGACAGCGCGTGAGGTCGAAGGGTAGGGCCACATGTAGATGGATTTGTCGAAGTGTTCGGCCAGGAAAGGGACCAGCTCGTGGGCGAAGGAATCCCGGAAGATCACGGCGTTGGGCCGGGAGGGATCATGGGTGTCCATGACCACGGTGGGCTGGAAGTAGGGCGGCGTGGGCCGGGTATCGGTCGTGTTCACGGCCTTGCGCTTGAAGCGCGGCGTGAAGGTCACCCGGCTTTCGGGGAAAAAGTCTCCTAGGGCCAGCATGCTGGCCAGGCCGCCCTGGAGGTCGGGGGTGATGGTGATATCGAAATCCCCGCGGATTTCCGGTTCGAACTGCGGGAACCACTGGCTTAAGCGCTTCATGATCGCCACGTACCCGGCAAAGGCCCCGAACGTCGTCCAGTGGGTGTCGGTGCGGTAGTAGGCCAGGGCCTGCCGTTTGACCTTGTCCATGACCGGGCGCAAGTCGAGGATGTTGACGCCGGCCCCGGCAAGGGCGTTCACGATCTGGTCGGTGCGGCTTATGGGGCTCACCTTGTTGTACTGCGGCGGCAGGAATTCCGGGTACACGGTGTGCTTGTTGGGGGCGACCACGATCAGGTAGTGGATGCCGCGCTTGGCCAGCCAGTCCTGGCGATCCTTGTAGACCTTGACCCAACGGGTCAGTTGGGCCGGCGTGAAGAGCTTCACCGACCGGTAGTCCTGGATGACGTTGAGCTCGTTGTTCTCCTGGGACAGGAACAGCCAGTCGCCCCGCCCTTTGATGACGTTCTGGTACTGGTTGGAGGAGCGCAACAGGAAGATGTCGAGGATGTTTTCCAGCCGGACCAGCATTTGGCGGAAGCCGAACGTCTTTTCCAGGTAGCCGCGCTGGAGCACGTTGAAGGATTTAAATATCGACCCAATGGAAAACTCCGGCAACGGGTTCGGATCGGTTTCCATCATGTAGACGTTCGGGGCCAGGTCGAAGATATGGTCCGCCACGGGCAGACAGATCATACACAAAAACAAGGCGACGCCGAGGGCGATGACGAACTTGTGGGCAGACGTAGGAGCCACGCTCATGCAAGACCTTAGAACTGGAAGTAAATGAAGGGATTATGCGTGCCGCTGGCCAGGGACATGGCGCACAGGATAAAGACCGCCGGCATCACGACGAGGCTGACCAGCGCCTCCACGCCGTCGTCCAGGGCCACGGGACCAAGTCTGCGCATGGCCAGCACGCGGGTGCGCAGGCCCTTGATCCAGGGAATGACCGGGGTCGCGCCGATAAGGGCCGCCGCCAGCACGATGGCCACCTTGGGGTTGAGGAAAAGGCCCACGTGCCATTCCACGCCCGATCCCTGGGCGAAGCCGGCCATGGCCTTGATGTAGCTGAGGGCCACCGGCAGCGATTCGGCCCGGAAAAAGACCCAGGCCACCATCACCACCAGCAGGGTGTAGGCATGGGCGATGAGCCGCGGTCCCTGGGTCACGCGCTTGGCCAGGGGAAAGCGCTCGATCACCGAGAACAGGCCGTGGAACATGCCCCAGATCACGAAGTTCCAACTGGCCCCGTGCCACAGGCCGCACAGGAAAAAGACCGTGACCAGGTTGAAATACATCCGGGACTGGCTGCAGCGGTTGCCGCCGAGCGGGATGTAGAGGTAGTCGCGAAACCAGGTGGACAGGGAGATGTGCCAGCGCCGCCAGAATTCCTGGATGGAGCGCGATATGTAGGGATAATTGAAGTTTTCCATGAACTTGAACCCGAACATGTGGCCGAGGCCGATGGCCATGTCCGAGTAGCCGGAAAAGTCGAAATAGATTTGCAGCGTGTAGCACAGGATGCCGAGCCAGGCCACGGGCGTGGTCAGGTGCTCGGAGGGAATGGCGAAAATCTTGTCCGCCGGCAGGCCCACCACGTTGGCGATGAGCACCTTCTTGCCGAGGCCGATGACGAACCGGTTGATGCCTTGGGAAAAGCGCTCCAGGCCCACGGTGCGGTGGGTGATCTGCGAGGCGATGTCCTTGTAGCGGATGATGGGGCCGGCCACGAGTTGGGGAAAAAGCGAAATATACAGGGCCGTGTTGGGCAGCGACATCTGTGGCGGCGTCTGCCGACGGTAGATGTCCATGAGATAGGAAATGCAGTGGAAGGTGAAAAACGAAATGCCGATGGGCAAATGCACGGCTCCGACCGTCATGGTCGGCAGCCCGAATTCGCTTAACACCGTGTTGCAGTTGGCCACGAGAAAATTCGTATACTTGAAGATGATGAGCAACAGCAGGTTGAAGGTGATGGCCACGGCCATCTGGCGTTTGGCGTTGCTGCGCTCATGGGCTTTGTAGATCCATATGCCGAACAAATAGTTGGCCAGGATCGAAACCAGCATGATGACGACGTATTCGCCTTCACCCCAGGTATAGAAAAAAAGGCTCGCCGCCAGCAGGATCCAGTTGCGCAGCCGTCCGAAAGTCACACACGAAAAATACAACGCCAGCACGACCGGCAAAAAATAAAAAGAAATGAAGCGGAGCTGAATACCATGGTGGGTGTAGGGGTAGGGGGTTACGGCGCGGCCGCCAAATCGCGGCCTCGGCGCGGAGGGCGAAAACCGCGTCACGCCCGCGCGTCCTCACGCGGGTGATCGCTCTTACCCAAGCAGGCGAGGTTTGACAACTCCCGGACCTCGCACCCCTTGCATTGGGCCGTAAGTCCGCTACAACAAACCATGGAAACGGAAATTTTCCGCCTCGAAGTCGCCCGCCGGTTGCTGGCCGGCCTCGATCCGGCCTGTGTCTGGCGTCCGGTCTACGGCCCCGACGGGACCCTCCTCGCCCCTGGGCACGGTCCCGGCCCGGACGAACTCGAAAGCTACATCGGCAACCTCGACGTGGTCGGCAAGTCCGTCGTCGATCTCGGCTGCAACCTGGGCTACTTCGCCTTCCGGGCGGCCTGGCGCGGCGCGACCCGGGTGCTCGGCTGCGACGTCGACCCCGATGTCATCCGCACCGCCAGGGAGCTGGCCCGCCTGCACGGCCTGGACAACGTGGATTTTTCCGCCTGCGATTTTTTGTGCGGACCGCCCGCCGCGCCGCCCTGCGAAATGGCCATGCTCATCGATTTCATCGGGCGCGGCGTCATCTCCAAAGGCCGGCTCGAAAGTGTGGCCAAAGCCGCCGCCGCCTGGGCCTCGAAGGAACTTTTTTTCACCCTGCGCCCCGCCTACCGCCTCGACGACCTGCCCGCATCCCCGGCTGAACTCGAACGCCTCTACCCCGGCCATGTGCGTGGCGGCCACTTTCATTTGGCCGATGCCCTGGCCGAGCGCCTCGGGCCCGACTGGTCGCCGCGACGTCTCACCGGCAGCGGCCGGGTCAAGGCGGCGCTGCTTTTTACGCGCGTCGGATAAGGCGGAACAGGGGCAGCGCCCCTGCCGGGGTCTGGGGCGGAGCCCCACCCCTCCCGCCTCTCTACCGGCGAAAAAGCCCTTTCAGCCCGTGCGGTTCGCAGCGCAGGTACTGGTCCGGCGCGTCGACCTTGTCGCCCAGGGCGGCGGCGGCGTGCCAGGGCCAGCGCGGATCGTAAAGCATGCCCCGTGCCAGGGCGACCATATCGGCCTGGCCGGTGACGACGATGGTTTCGGCCAGGGCCGGGTCGGTGATGAGCCCCACGGCGATGGTGGGCAGTCCGGTTTCGCGGCGGATGCGTTCGGCGAAGGGGGCCTGGTAGCCGGGGGCGAGGGGAATTTGTTGTTTGGGGGACAGGCCGCCCGAGGAAACGTGGATGTAGTCGCAGCCGAGTTTTTTGATTTCGCGGGCAAAGGCGACGCTGTC carries:
- a CDS encoding methyl-accepting chemotaxis protein, whose protein sequence is MRLSLTGKIIALLLFTVLLLTSTIALTAHHYLSAGLNRISQQQINSQADAVNFMLKQAGQEVKGATYMLATRPDVVAAVEAGDKARLVEIAKEAQRELRIEFVTIANAQGVVLARSHSPRSGDSIKKQINVQKALTGQASLGLEEGTAVKFSLRAGCPVRMDGKVIGTVTTGINLSSSNAFVDEIKKVLGTECTIFYGDTRVATTIERNGKRAIGTRMDNPEVLDTVITKGNRFLKINKILGRAYNTAYWPMVGADGKITGMLFIGSEREGIAATERTIFYSVLAASSVAALVVMIVGFFTARGMTSPLRRVIDLARKVAKGDLEAKPQGRFAGEMAELSGAIEKMVTGLKAKIAEAEMMSQEAGEEAALAETARKEAEQAQEQAEVAKREGMLEAAEQLGHVVESIIDASGELENQVEHVRTGADHQRDRLREVVEAISQMTSTVLDVAKNASRAAQSADDTKSRASAGSSVVENAVRSIDRVNTVSTDLKAAMSELGEQTQAIGRVMSVISDIADQTNLLALNAAIEAARAGEAGRGFAVVADEVRKLAEKTMTATKEVGQAVVSIQQSVAGNIENVDKAAVAVSEATELAEKSGGVLREILDLAETSAREVAGIAAAAEQQSAAAEQINKAMSEVSEVVESTSSGMHESAQAVHALADLSGDMDQIIEKLRQA
- a CDS encoding class I SAM-dependent methyltransferase, which codes for MTYGRRTSFPHGQDEKDQNFWKATAEGYDAWIASDFQDQYEVNWSILAKHVTPNSRLLDVGCGPGTLSIRLSRRCREVWGVDVTPEMIRVAEEKLACEPANVCFQEADACDLPFENHTFDTVISVNALQTMDRPETAISEMHRVLRPGGELLLITYCYGEATLAEHNALLDWAVQYDGRAMWHSFTFAQLDALLAAKGFEVAEAERIWDGPVVAFLRGKAINV
- a CDS encoding DUF362 domain-containing protein, whose translation is MTAFRLDIRRAASLAETAKALADVLPAYAHVFPADTAAPILVKPNLNANMNALTGNTTDLRLLCALLGHLRDAGYSDVTVGEGTNSGFYRNKIGVIGRLMVDKAAARFGCPVVDLNHVPGKPVAFENGVTAMVAAPVADAALVINLPKLKTHFEAGMSVCLKNLMGCLVGQENKKKTHQSLAANIVNLNLAVRPGLHIVDALIAMEGLGPTRGTPLRLDTLIFGENPYLIDLACARMAGFPPEKVRPLAEARRRGLVTPEMDAFCDGLSLPLLAGRPLAPPVAGRIASFIHSPARQKYFLAVRNTALFRYLAGTDWFGALLFKTGLRQDVFCREEMRCDGLTLDRAACDDCGVCRDFCPSGLDPADVAAMGGHPDCLGCLYCFLTCPRKALAFHGEQGFLAEQLRQYDALVRTLGRPGR
- the cmk gene encoding (d)CMP kinase is translated as MAAESRRIVTIDGPAGAGKTTVSRRAAGELGVAYLDTGAMFRALALALGEGGHRLPEATIDARLAAMTFALEGSGADTLLLVDGAPLPDAARTERVGGWASNLAVLPVVRRRLRLAQQALGASTDLLAEGRDMGTVVFPEARHKFFLTASPEVRAGRRVLQLESLGKPADYEAILEAIRHRDAQDQNRAEAPLVAAKDALVIDTSDLTEDAVVARIVAAAAV
- the hisC gene encoding histidinol-phosphate transaminase yields the protein MQPSDRVREAVRGFTPYAPGLSMEEIRERYGLTRVVKLASNENPLGASPLVKRVLARKGDMVFRYPRAGNPALVAALAAYHHVPKECVVAGNGSDEIIDLLVRVTCEPGKSNVVAFSPCFSIYVQQTKLCGVTLRQVPLTPDFGFDLPGLRAACDDDTAMVFLTNPDNPSGHAIPAEEVLAFARSLPPRTLLVVDEAYAEFAEPAADYSMLPRFAQCDNVVVLHTFSKLFGLAGLRLGIGIMPDWLADHLLRVRLPFSVNLLAEAAGMAALEDTAFLQASLETVVRGRKLMAEELTRLGCHVYPSQANFLMLKPPVPALELFEALLKRGIIVRALKSYGLPELLRVSIGNDEENAMFLAAMKDAIEHGC
- a CDS encoding universal stress protein; this translates as MPALKKILCAVDFSEGSPLVAEYAATLARAAKAEIICVYVAPSLAEYVGFNVPQAALDTFVGDVVASAETTMNDFTTENFKDLPARGMVLTGYPAEEILKAADSQQADMIVMGTHGRTGIDRIIFGSVAEKVVKTATCPVLTIKPHAAA
- the thpR gene encoding RNA 2',3'-cyclic phosphodiesterase is translated as MDHVRAFVGLALPQSCQDMANRLGAALAPLCRGRISRVRTGQAHITLKFLGETPVTGPAGIEAVGEALAGIRFAPFRLGFAGGGFFPGPNRPRVIWAGLREGASACRELAAAVDAALAPLGIAPEGKPFAAHLTLARVREPERGGDWPAMLALLAKAQWPSVPVAAMTLWRSVLSDHGARHEALREFPAALD
- a CDS encoding alginate O-acetyltransferase AlgX-related protein; the protein is MSVAPTSAHKFVIALGVALFLCMICLPVADHIFDLAPNVYMMETDPNPLPEFSIGSIFKSFNVLQRGYLEKTFGFRQMLVRLENILDIFLLRSSNQYQNVIKGRGDWLFLSQENNELNVIQDYRSVKLFTPAQLTRWVKVYKDRQDWLAKRGIHYLIVVAPNKHTVYPEFLPPQYNKVSPISRTDQIVNALAGAGVNILDLRPVMDKVKRQALAYYRTDTHWTTFGAFAGYVAIMKRLSQWFPQFEPEIRGDFDITITPDLQGGLASMLALGDFFPESRVTFTPRFKRKAVNTTDTRPTPPYFQPTVVMDTHDPSRPNAVIFRDSFAHELVPFLAEHFDKSIYMWPYPSTSRAVRYFDKQLIEKEKPALVIDEFVERYFTEFPPKKEQEQPPKK
- a CDS encoding MBOAT family O-acyltransferase, translating into MTFGRLRNWILLAASLFFYTWGEGEYVVIMLVSILANYLFGIWIYKAHERSNAKRQMAVAITFNLLLLIIFKYTNFLVANCNTVLSEFGLPTMTVGAVHLPIGISFFTFHCISYLMDIYRRQTPPQMSLPNTALYISLFPQLVAGPIIRYKDIASQITHRTVGLERFSQGINRFVIGLGKKVLIANVVGLPADKIFAIPSEHLTTPVAWLGILCYTLQIYFDFSGYSDMAIGLGHMFGFKFMENFNYPYISRSIQEFWRRWHISLSTWFRDYLYIPLGGNRCSQSRMYFNLVTVFFLCGLWHGASWNFVIWGMFHGLFSVIERFPLAKRVTQGPRLIAHAYTLLVVMVAWVFFRAESLPVALSYIKAMAGFAQGSGVEWHVGLFLNPKVAIVLAAALIGATPVIPWIKGLRTRVLAMRRLGPVALDDGVEALVSLVVMPAVFILCAMSLASGTHNPFIYFQF